In Microbulbifer elongatus, the DNA window GTGTTCTCCGCCCGGGATGCCTGGCATACCCCCGGCCACTCCGGCGGTGACAGCCTGCGCAACAGCCCCTGGGTCGGTGATTTCTACCGCTTTATGGGGGAGCATGTGTTCAACACCGACCTTTCCGTATCGGTACAGGTGCTGGACAGTCTGCTGGAGCCCCACTCGGTGATTCAGGAAGCGCAGGATCTGGCGGCCCAGGCGTTTGGTGCGGAGCAGACCTTTTTCCTCACCAATGGCACCTCCACCGCGAACAAGGTGGTGATTCAGCAGATTCTGGGTGGAGGCGGCAAGATTATTGTCGATCAGGCCTGCCACAAATCCGTCCATCACGCGATCGTGATGAACCGGGTGGAGCCGGTGTATCTCAAGTCCACCCTGCACCCGCAGTTCGGTATTTATGGCCCGGTATGCCGTGCAGACATCGAGCTGGCACTGGACGAGCATCCGGATGCCGGCCTGCTGGTGATCACCTCCTGTACCTACGACGGGCTGCGCTATGACCTCAAGCCGATCATCGACTACGCCCACGAGCGCGGCGTGAAGGTGTTGATCGACGAGGCCTGGTACGCGCACGGATATTTCCACACCGAATTGCGCCCGACCGCGCTGGAGTGCGGCGCGGACTACGTCACCCAGAGCACCCACAAAATGCTGTCGGCCTTTTCCCAGGCCAGCATGATCCATGTTCAGGACCCGGATTTCGACGAGTTCCGCTTCCGCGAAAACCTGAATATGTACGCCTCTACCAGTCCACAGTACTCGATGATTGCGAGCCTGGATGTGGCGCGTAAGCAGATGGTAATGGAAGGTTACGGCCGCCTGCGTCACTGTGCGCAGATGGTGGCCACTCTGCGCCGGGAAGTGGACGCCACTGGTGTGTTTCGTGCGCTGACTCTGGATGATCTGGTTCCGGTGGCGCTGGCCCAGGACAATATTCGCCTGGATCCCACCAAGGTCACCATCGACGTATCCGGCAGCGGCTACTCCGGTAAAGAGATCCAGGTCAAACTGTTCGACCAGTTTGGTATTCAGGTGGAGAAAACCACCTACAACACCGTGACCGTGCTGGTGACCCTTGGCAGCACCGAGAGCAAGCTGCTGCGCCTGGTGCATGCGCTCAAGCAGCTGGCGCGACAACCCCGCAAGCGCAGCCATGTGTGCAGTACCCGGCAACTACCGGAATTTACGCATTTAAGCTGCCTGCCGGCGGACGCGTACTTTTCTGAAACGGAAGAGCTCCCACTGATGGATAACGGTGTGGCAGCCGAGAAAAAACTGGTCGGTCGTACCAGCGCCGATGAAATCGTGCCCTACCCCCCGGGAATTCCCGTACTCGTGCCAGGACAGGAAATCTCTGCGCAGATTGTGCAGTTCCTCCAGCAGCTGTTGCAGGGGCAGAATGCCACGGAAATTCACGGGCTCATCTTCCGCTCGGATGAGCCGATGTTGCGGGTGATGCAGCAGACCGGGAAAGCTTCACCGGAAAACAAGGTCAGCAACGCCGGGAACCGCTCGAAAAAATAGTGCGGCGCAGCCGGCTCGAAAACGGTAATCACAGGGAAGGCAGGTGGACAGGAAAGCCGATGCAGCAAGCCGGAAATCCAGCACCAGAGTGTATTCTCCTCGCGGGCGTGGGCGGTGGCCTTGGCCGTGCACTGGTCGGGCAGGTTGCTCGGCGCTACCCCCGGGCACAACTGCTCACGATCAGTCGCGCGAATAGTGCGGCGCCGGTGGATGCGCAGAACCATCTTACCCTCTCCCTCAGTGATCCGGCGGCTACCCCCGCCGTGAAAGACTGGCTAGGCGCGAGGACACTTCCCAACTGGGTGATCGTCTGCAACGGAGTGCTGCACTGGCAGAATCACCGGCCGGAAAAAAATGTGCAACAGTGCACCGATGAGGCACTGTTGCAGAGTCTCTCGATCAATGTGCTGAGTCATGTGCACCTTGCCCAGGCGGTAGCGCCGCTGTTGCAGCGCCGATCGCCATTCACCTGGGCCTCGCTTTCGGCAAAGGTTGGCAGTATCGAGGACAACCAGCTGGGTGGTTGGTATAGCTACCGGATGAGCAAGGCGGCGCTGAATATGCTGGTGCGCAACCTGTCGATTGAGTGGGGGAGAAAGCTCGATTGCTGTCGCGTGGTGGCCGTTCATCCGGGAACGACCGATACCGCACTTTCCAAACCTTTTCAACAGAATATCCCTGCAGGTAAACTGTATACACCGGCGCAGAGCGCCGACAGAATTGTTTCTGTACTGGAACAATTGAGCGATGCTGATTCTGGCAAGTTGTTGTTCTGGGATGGAACGCACATACCCTGGTAACGGAAGGTGGATACGGTTGGACTGGAAGAATCACTACGCGGCGATCTGGCGCCCGAAAACGGCGAGCCTGAAGCCGGTGCGCCGGATAGACCCGATATCTGCCGAGCAGTTACTGGGTATCGATACCCAGAAACAGCTGCTGTTCGATAACACCCGCCGTTTTTTGCGTGGAGAGCCGGCTAACCACGCGCTGTTATGGGGCAGTCGCGGCACGGGCAAATCCAGTTTGATCAAGGCTTTACTGAATGCGTTTGCCGGGGCGAGCCTGCGCTGTGTGGAAGTCAACTTTCACGACCTCGGCGACATTCCCGAGATCATAGATCTGTTGGACCACGGCGATGCGCGGGATTACCGGTTTATTCTTTTTTGCGACGATCTGGCCTTTGACCGCGGCGATGCCCGCTACAAAGCGCTAAAAAGTATTCTTGAAGGCTCTCTGGAGCTCCCCCCGGAAAACGTATTGCTTTATGCAACCTCCAACCGGCGTCACCTGTTACCGGAGGATGCGTCGGCGAACCAGGATACGCGTATTGTCCATGGCGAGCTGCACCACGGCGATCAGGTTGAGGAGACCCTCTCTCTTGCGGATCGCTTCGGGCTCTGGCTGAGTTTTTACCCCGGCGACTGGGAAACATACCTGCAGATGGTTGATCAGTTATTTTGCGATTATGAGGGCGATCGCGCGGCGCTACACACCGCTGCGAAACAGTTTGCCATGCTCCGGGCCAGCCACAGTGGGCGAACGGCGGAGCAGTTTTTTAAAAGTTATTCGAATTGAGCGGGTACACGTAGGAGCCTGCTTTGCAGGCGATCGTCAGAGGTTCAGTGGGTTACCACGCTCTATAATTGTTTGGACATCGATATCCACCGGCAGGGTACCTGTGTTGTGCGCGCCCTGAGCGCCAAGCCTGGAAGCAATAAACCCTTCCGCAACCGCAGTATTGCCCGCCTGTATCAACAAATGGCTCTGCATGGTCAGCGCCAACTGGTCAATAAGATGGCGCGCGCGGTATTCCATTTGATCCAGATCAGCACATTGGTTTTTCAGCTGTGCCAGGGCCCGGTCAAAGCGCAGATCGCTGCCTTTACTTCTTTCCAGCTCATCAAACCAGTTGGTTAACACCACTGGAGTTTTGGCGATTGCGCGTAGCGCGTCCAACGCCTGGATATTGCCGGAGCCTTCCCAGATGGCGTTGATCGGTGCATCCCGGTAAAGACGGGCGGTAATAAAGTTCTCAATCACGCCGTTACCACCCAGGCATTCCATAGCCTCGTAAGCATGGTGCGGGGTGCGTTTACAGATCCAGTATTTCCCCACTGCGGTGCCCAGGCGCATCAGTAGCTTCTGTTGCTCGTCGTCGAGATGATCCATGGCCTGGGCCATGCGCATGGTCATGGCCACCGAGCCTTCCACTTCCAGCTGTAAATCCGCGAGTACGTTCTGCATCAATGGCTGGTCGATGAGAGGTTTTCCAAACGCACAGCGCTGACTGGCGTGGTAGATCGCCTGCAGGGTGGCCTGCCGCTGGCCACCGGCAGAGCCGATCATACAGTCGAAGCGGGTGGTGGAGACCATTTCGATGATGGCCGGTACACCGCGGCCTTCCTCGCCCACCAGCCAACCGAGCGCGCCGCGCAACTCGATTTCTGACGAGGCGTTGGAGACATTGCCCGCCTTGTCTTTCAGGCGCTGTATCTGAATGGGGTTTTTCGTCCCGTCCGGGCACCAGCGGGGCACCAGAAAACAGCTCAGTCCGGCATCGGTCTGCGCCAGCATCAAAAAGGCATCGCACATGGGCGCGGAGGTAAACCATTTGTGGCCAACGATCTCGTAAGCGCCGTCACCAGTGGGGGTGGCTGTGGTGGTGTTGGCGCGCACATCGGAGCCCCCCTGTTTTTCCGTCATTCCCATACCGATGGTGAGCGCGGATTTTTCCGTGTACGGGCGGTTGCTGGGGTCGTAACCGCGATCGGTAATTTTCCGCAACCACACTTTTGCCAGCGCGGGCGTGAGGTTGATCGAAGGGACGGAGGTAAAGGTCATGGTGATCGGGCAGCCGTGGCCGGATTCCACCTGACTGTGCAGGTAGTACTTGGCGGCGCGCACCACGTGAGCACCGGGTTTTGGGTCCGTCCACGGCGACGAGTGCAGTCCCTCACTTTTCGCCAGCTGCATCAGTTGATGGTAGGCGGGGTGGTAATTCACCTGATCGATGCGGTTGCCCACCCGGTCGTGGGGTTCAAACTCCGGCTTATAGCGGTTGGCCTGGAAACCGCGCTCGATCCACTCGGGACGGCCACAGACTTCGCCGTAGCGCTGCAGATCATCTTCACCCCAGTGACCGCCGTTGCGCGCTACCGCCTCTTTCAACGCGGCGTCACCAGCGTAGAGATTATGGCCCTGTAGCGGCGCGGGCTGGTTGAGCACCTGATGGGTGGCGGCGAGGTCGGCTGTCGTTGTTTTATTCGTCATGACTGGTTTTTGCGCGGGCCGGTGGCCGTTGGAATGTGGCTTCCCGAATATCCTAGCGGCTTGGCAGAGGTGAGGCTTGTCGGGACACACCGGAATACTTGGCTTGCCGCGCCAAAGTGGAATCTGTAGGAACCTGGAGCTGTCACACACCTCTTAACAGCGTTGTCAC includes these proteins:
- a CDS encoding aminotransferase class I/II-fold pyridoxal phosphate-dependent enzyme, whose translation is MGVELTMPDLGNLCEQRQPLECRVALVSNDRDLSSSWVSALNATAAQHENPYGLRFESVATSALEKCLREEDQLQALIIDGGCNPDELKAAEQLADRMHALRAQLNVFLVAQDSFLNDQGGAPASVRKRFDELFDRRECNFNHMFRLVQAFIARRASTPFADTLKEYVFSARDAWHTPGHSGGDSLRNSPWVGDFYRFMGEHVFNTDLSVSVQVLDSLLEPHSVIQEAQDLAAQAFGAEQTFFLTNGTSTANKVVIQQILGGGGKIIVDQACHKSVHHAIVMNRVEPVYLKSTLHPQFGIYGPVCRADIELALDEHPDAGLLVITSCTYDGLRYDLKPIIDYAHERGVKVLIDEAWYAHGYFHTELRPTALECGADYVTQSTHKMLSAFSQASMIHVQDPDFDEFRFRENLNMYASTSPQYSMIASLDVARKQMVMEGYGRLRHCAQMVATLRREVDATGVFRALTLDDLVPVALAQDNIRLDPTKVTIDVSGSGYSGKEIQVKLFDQFGIQVEKTTYNTVTVLVTLGSTESKLLRLVHALKQLARQPRKRSHVCSTRQLPEFTHLSCLPADAYFSETEELPLMDNGVAAEKKLVGRTSADEIVPYPPGIPVLVPGQEISAQIVQFLQQLLQGQNATEIHGLIFRSDEPMLRVMQQTGKASPENKVSNAGNRSKK
- a CDS encoding SDR family NAD(P)-dependent oxidoreductase, with protein sequence MQQAGNPAPECILLAGVGGGLGRALVGQVARRYPRAQLLTISRANSAAPVDAQNHLTLSLSDPAATPAVKDWLGARTLPNWVIVCNGVLHWQNHRPEKNVQQCTDEALLQSLSINVLSHVHLAQAVAPLLQRRSPFTWASLSAKVGSIEDNQLGGWYSYRMSKAALNMLVRNLSIEWGRKLDCCRVVAVHPGTTDTALSKPFQQNIPAGKLYTPAQSADRIVSVLEQLSDADSGKLLFWDGTHIPW
- a CDS encoding ATP-binding protein, with translation MDWKNHYAAIWRPKTASLKPVRRIDPISAEQLLGIDTQKQLLFDNTRRFLRGEPANHALLWGSRGTGKSSLIKALLNAFAGASLRCVEVNFHDLGDIPEIIDLLDHGDARDYRFILFCDDLAFDRGDARYKALKSILEGSLELPPENVLLYATSNRRHLLPEDASANQDTRIVHGELHHGDQVEETLSLADRFGLWLSFYPGDWETYLQMVDQLFCDYEGDRAALHTAAKQFAMLRASHSGRTAEQFFKSYSN
- a CDS encoding acyl-CoA dehydrogenase family protein; translation: MTNKTTTADLAATHQVLNQPAPLQGHNLYAGDAALKEAVARNGGHWGEDDLQRYGEVCGRPEWIERGFQANRYKPEFEPHDRVGNRIDQVNYHPAYHQLMQLAKSEGLHSSPWTDPKPGAHVVRAAKYYLHSQVESGHGCPITMTFTSVPSINLTPALAKVWLRKITDRGYDPSNRPYTEKSALTIGMGMTEKQGGSDVRANTTTATPTGDGAYEIVGHKWFTSAPMCDAFLMLAQTDAGLSCFLVPRWCPDGTKNPIQIQRLKDKAGNVSNASSEIELRGALGWLVGEEGRGVPAIIEMVSTTRFDCMIGSAGGQRQATLQAIYHASQRCAFGKPLIDQPLMQNVLADLQLEVEGSVAMTMRMAQAMDHLDDEQQKLLMRLGTAVGKYWICKRTPHHAYEAMECLGGNGVIENFITARLYRDAPINAIWEGSGNIQALDALRAIAKTPVVLTNWFDELERSKGSDLRFDRALAQLKNQCADLDQMEYRARHLIDQLALTMQSHLLIQAGNTAVAEGFIASRLGAQGAHNTGTLPVDIDVQTIIERGNPLNL